Below is a window of Mucilaginibacter sp. PAMC 26640 DNA.
CTAGAAGCTCGCGGTAGCGGACAAATGGGCTCTTAAGCTAAAAGCATAAAGACTAAAGTTGAAAGTCTTTAAATATGAGCATTCCTAATGGGAAGGCTCTTTTTGTTTGCTGCCGCGGAGCGCAGCGCATCTAGTGTTCTGATATTTTATAGGCTTCCACCTGACGTCAGCTGGAAGCTGACAATGTGCGTACCACGAGCTGGAAGCTCGCGGTAGCGGAGGATATTTCCTTCGTCAGCATGACAATGATTAATTTCAGATATTTATTCTCCAATAAACTTCAAGCCCACTTGCCTTCTTGCCTCATCTATCATGGCGATCATCCGTCGTGACATTTCCCATGGTACAATGGGGCTTTCTATTTTTCCTGCTCTCAGCAGACCAATAAAATGAGCTGTTTCATAGTTTAATCCGCCGGCGGTAAAGGGTTCGTCAATAACAACGGTGCGGCCGTCTAAATAGCTGATCGTAGCTTTGGCCGGGTTCCACCAGTTTTTGTGGATGGTGATATGGCCGATGGTACCACAGATCAATGCATCGCCTTTACCGTGCAGATCGAAGCCACAATATACCTGGGAGTAACCGTGTTCGTGTTTAGTTTGGAATATGCTGAACATATCTATCATGGTTTCATTTATATGGCCCATTGCTTGTACATCCTGCGTAGCCCCCAGCCAGCTTACGGCAAGAAAAGCCTCATAGATGCCAATACCCATCAAGCTGCCGCCGGCCAGTTCGTAACTAAAGTTGGGATGATCTTTAGCTACATCTGCAACCGATGATCCGGCTCTGACATAGCCAACCGGTCCAATTGGATCCTGTTTAATGTATTCCAGTAATTTAATATAAAGCGGGTAAAATGGTGGCTTCATCCCTTCCATAAACAACAGGTTCTTTGCTTTAGCAACACTAAGCACTTCATCCAGCTGTGGCAGGTTCAGTGTAGCTGGCTTTTCACATAGTACGGGTTTACCTGCATTAAGTGCTTTTATGCAGTATTCTGCATGGCTGTTGGGCAGGGTGGCTATGTAAACCGCATCAATGTCGCTGGCCAGTAACTCATCAATATGGGCGCAAGCTGTTCCGCCATGCTCATTGACAAATGCTGTCACCGTTTCTGCCCTGCGTGACCAAGATGCTGCCAACAAATTATCCGGCAAAGCATTTATGCCCTGCATAAACCGATGCGCAATACGCCCGCAACCAATAATTCCCCATTTCGTCATACGTCAAAAATAAAAATTAGTCCGTAAAAAAGCCCTGAGCTTGATGGCTCAGGGCTTTTGTTTTTCTTTTTAAACCAGCAATAATTACTGATACTGAATGTAAATAGGGTAAGGTTTGTAGTTTTTCAAAACCTCATCAGGTGTAAGCAGGTGGTTTGGCTTTTTCTTAATATCGTTTTTGTAGAACAATTTAAAGCCTGTAAACTGTACCGGTTCCTGGTTGATGAAATAGCGATAGGTACCGGTTTTCAAGTCTGGTTCGCCCCAGCCATCCATGTCCATTACTACCTGTACTTCAGGGCGCAATTTGATATTTTTATAGTTAGTTACCATTTTCCTGGTAAAGCGGTGAACAACCAGGATTTTTGGCGGAAGGCCATTCTTTTTAACAATTTTTGCCAGGTAGTCGGTTACAAAGTTAATATCGGCAGCATCATAGGTGCCGATTTTTTTGCCGGGTTTGCTGCCATCTTTCATAGAGAATTCCGGGTCCATACCAAAATGAACCTGTGGCATTTTTAAATATGGCTCAAATAAAGGTAACTCTGCCTGTATATTACTCAATGCAACCTGCACATCCAAGAAAACAATGGCATGTGCTTTTTTGGCTAATGCCAAAACGCTGTCTATTTGTTTAAAAGGCATCCGGTAACGGAATTTTCCGTCCTTACCGCCGTCTCCCTGCGCAACTACCGCTATATAGTGCAAAGCCGGTTGTACTGGTGTTTTGGGATCAGCCTTTTCCCAGGCTTTTACTTCTCCTTTTAGTTTGGCCAGCATTTCGTTTGGCGCTAATTCGCCCAAAATTCCCATCCGTTTAGAGTATAGGTTACCGTAAAATGCCACAACACGTTTGTAAGGCAAAATTGCACCACCCAATGGATATGGCTGGTTTTTAACGGGCCATCTGCCGCTGGTATCACCATGTGCATTAAACTTTAGCAGAGAGTCATATTTGGCTTTATCAGTAGGTGGGTAGTCGGACTTTACTACGCTTAGCGTGTCTGGTCCGTCCTCCGCTTTTTTGGCTGTGCTATCGCCCTTCTTATCGGTTGCTTGTTTGCTGCCGCTTTGCGTGCAATTGGTGAAAAGGACTACCGTGCAAAGTAAGAACAAGGCAGAAAAAAGAGCGTTTTTAAATTTCATAGAATGGAGATGTTTGACATGTACCGGCTAATATTGGCCAATTATTTAATATTTAGCTAAATATAATTCTTGTAAAGATAGAAATAGCAGAATTCTATCAGGACTTATTTTTATAAAATTTACCAAACACGCCAAGCGGTAATTTGGGCCCTGCGGTAGCCTGGAGATATAGCTCACCTATCTCTAAATTCTCCACTTTAGGGAAAGCTTTTTTGATCAGATTTTCGATGATCACAGAAGAGAAACCTAAAGAGTAAGTATTAAGAATCAGGAAATGCTCATCAGGATCCAGCAGCTGGATCACATCATTCATCATCTCATTGATGTTATCTTCCAGTTTCCATTTTTCGCCGTTGGGGCCGTTGCCGTATGCGGGAGGATCAAGAATAATACCGTTATAAGTTTTGCCACGCTTTACCTCGCGCTTTACAAACTTAAGCGCATCCTCTACCATCCAGCGAATATCTTTAATGCCCGAGAGCTCCTGGTTCTCATTGGCCCAGGTAACCACTTGTTTTATCGAATCAACGTGGGTGGTATCTGCACCAGCTGCTTTGGCAATTAACGATGCACCGCCGGTATAAGCAAAAAGATTGAGCACCTTTGGGGTGGGGGTACTGAACTTTTTAATATTATCAGAAATATAATCCCAGTTAACGGCTTGCTCAGGAAAGATGCCCAAATGCTTAAATGAAGTTAGTGCCAATCTGAAATTGATCTTGACATCATTATTCTTGTATTCGATATGCCAGCGATCGGGGGTTTTAGGATCCTTTTTTACCCAATCGCCCGCGGTGGCAGAACGGCCTTTAAATTTGATATGGTGGATTTTTTGCCACTGGTCTGCAGTCAGCGTTTTGCTCCAAACAGCCTGCGGCTCGGGTCGGATGAGTACGATATTGCCAAACCTTTCCAGTTTTTCAAAGTCGCCGCAATCAATCAGCTCGTAATCTTTCCAGTGGGTTGGGGTAAGGAGTTGGATCATGTTAAAGTATCAAGTATTGCTTATTAAGTATCTAGATTTTACAAATATCAGAAATTTGGCTGTAATGCCTTGTCTAAATACTCGATACTTGCTACTAAATACTATTTACAGCTTATCCTTTGCTGCCTGCATAAACTTGCTGGCGAATACAAAATCGTTCAACTCTTTATTATCGGTATGGGCTATGTCCTTATTACTGCCTTCCCACCATTTTTGGCCCTGATGCAAGAAGATGATATTATCCCCGATGCCCATAACTGAGTTCATATCGTGCGTAACGATAACGGTGGTCATCTGGTATTCTTCTGTTAGTTCATTGATCAGGTCGTCAATTACAATAGATGTTTTTGGATCGAGGCCTGAATTAGGCTCATCCACAAACAGATACTTTGGCTCCATAGCAATAGCTCGTGCAATGCCAACACGCTTCTTCATTCCGCCGGATAGCTCTGCCGGGTACAGCTTATTTTTATCTTTCAGATTTACCCTGTCCAGGCAAAAATTGGCCCGGTCGCGTTTTTCGGAGATAGATTGTTTGGTGAACAGATTAAGCGGAAACATGATATTTTCCTCCACCGTCATGGAATCAAATAATGCGGAATTTTGAAACAGCATTCCTATTTGCGTACGGATGGGCACGCGGGCGGTAAAATCCATATCGGTAAAGTTTTCTTCTTCAAAAAAAACATCCCCTTTAGTAGGCTCGTGTAAGCCAACAATACACTTGAGCAGGGTTGTTTTTCCGGATCCGGAACCGCCAATGATCAGGTTATTTTTACCAGTTTGGAAAGTAGCGCTGATACCCTTCAGTACGTCGTTATCGCCGAATGTTTTGTAAATGTCTTCTATTTTTATCATAGCATCAAACGGGTAACTACAAGGTCTGCAAACAAGATCATCACACAGCTGTACACAACACCTTTAGTTGCCGACTGGCCAACTTCAAGTGCTCCACCGGAGGTGTAAAAACCCTGGTAGGCACATATGGACGCAATGATAAAACCAAATGCGAAAGCTTTTACCAACGCAACCCGAATAGTAAGCGGATCGAAACCATCGCGTAAACCCATAATGTAATCCGCAGGTGTTACTTCACCGCCAAATAAACAAGCTATGTAGCCACCTGTCATACCCAGTGCTATGGATACGATAACCAGCAATGGTACCATTGTGATACAAGCGATGATTTTGGGTGCAATCAGATAGCCGGGTGCATTTACGCCCATAATCTCCAGGGCATCTATCTGCTCGGTAACCCGCATGGTGCCAATCTGCGATGCAATGCTGGATCCTACACGGCCGGCCAGAACCAGTGCCGAAATGGTAGGGCTAAATTCCAGGATGGTAGAGTCGCGCGCAATTTTACCGGCAATACTCAGCGGTACCAGTGGGCTTGATAACTGGAATGCCACCTGTATAGTAGTAGCCGCTCCAATAAATACGGAGATAATGGCTATGATACCAAGCGAACCTATCCCAACGGATACCATCTCGCGCATTACTTCTGCCCAGTAAACGCTGAACTTTTCTGGCCGTTTAAAACTCAGGCGCAGTAAGAGTATATATTTTCCTAAACTGTAAATCATCGTAATTGATAAATGCGGTTAAAAATACATTTTTTAATAGAAAGCTTCCCTGCTTGTTATAATTGAATTACTTTTAATAAGAATATATCTCAGCTCACCTGTAAAAATTACTTATCTATTATGAAAAACGCTTTAATAACTGCGGCTACAAAAGGCATGGGCCGGGCCATAACTATTGCTTTCGCTAAACAAGGAATAAACGTGGCAATTTGTTCTCGCAATGCGCAAGAATTATTGCATTTTAAAGCAGAACTTTTACAGATAGCCCCTCAAATTAGTGTGTTTACCATGGCTGCAGACTGCAGCAAGCGGGCCGAGCTTATAAATTTTGCCGAATTCACCGAGAAAAACATGGGCTTCGTCGACATTATTGTGAATAATGTAGGGATGTACAAGCACGCTTTTATACTTGATGATACTGACGATTCTTTCCAAAAACAGATAGATACCAACCTGATGCCTGCCTATGAACTATACCGTTTCTTCGGTAAACGCATGGTTTCTGTCGGTAAAGGGCATATCTTCAATATATGCTCCATTGCAGCTATAAACCCGGTGGTAGAGGCCGGGGTATACAGCGTAACAAAGTATGCGTTATTAGGTCTTAATAAGGTAATGAAACTCGAAATGCAGCCACACGGAGTGAAAGTAACAGCTATTATCCCGGGCTCAACATTGACAGACTCATGGGCCGGGATGGAAGTTGATAAAAACAGGATGGTACTGCCGGAAGATATAGCCGCAGCCCTGATTGAAATTTACAATATGAGTACTGGCGCTAATGTTGACGAGATGATCATTACACCAAAATTTGGACAGATCTAGAAATTTACAATAACGCTAATTAAAACACTAAACAAAATGGAAAAGAAACTTTATAGAAACGAACACAACAAAATGATAGGCGGTGTTTGTTCCGGTTTGGGCGATTACCTTAATATCGACCCTACAATTGTACGTCTGGTTTTTTTAGTGATGCTTTTTGCAGGCCACGGTGCCGGTTTTGTACTGTACATCATCTTACTTATTGTATTGCCTAAACGCGGCCTTAACTTTAATGACCCTGGTTTTAAACCAGGTGTAGATTATAAGGTGCCGCCGGCTTCATCTTTTAGCAGTTCTTTTAACAGCTCATTTAACAAGCCATTTGATTTCCCGCCTATCCCGGCAAAAAAATCATCAAACGCAGGAATGATCTTCGGGGTAGTATTAATTGCACTGGGTACCCTTTTCTTAATCGATGAGCTTGATTTTATTCCGGATTTGGATTTTGATAAACTTTGGCCCGCTATACTGGTTGCTGCCGGCGCCGCATTAATATTTACAGGGCAAAAAAAGCAGCCATGGGAAAATCCTAACTGGAGCGCAACCAGCGTACACGCTGCCGAAGAACAGGAAAATACATCAACCGCAGATAAAAGCGCGGGAATTGACCTGACCAAGAAAACTAATGAAACATCAACTGACAACCCTACAACTATATAATCATGAAAACTAACAAAATAATGCCGGGCCTCGTACTGGTTTTAATAGGTGCCTTGTTTTTACTGCACAATTACAACGTAATTAACTTTCATTGGGGCAACTTGTTCTCCTTGTGGCCGGTATTCCTGATCATGGCAGGCGTAAACCTCCTGCTGGCCAATAACAATACCGCCTGGGCCGCCATGATAAAAATAGGCGTGGTCATACTGGGATTTTGCATCCTGGTTTTTGTACCTAACCGTAACCATTATTTCTGGAATAATCACAATGGTAACTGGAACTTCAGCGACGAGGATACCGATGGCGACAGCGATACCACTGATAGTGATAGCAAAGGCATTATAAAGATCCAGGGCAGCAGCAACTTTAATGAACCTTTTACGCCGGGTGTTACACTGGCCAGGTTGAATGTGAATGGGGGCGCCTCGGTTTTTAACCTGAAGGATACCACCAACCAATTGTTCCAGGCGGATACTAAAGAATTTTTTAACCGGTTTGAATATGTGAAAAGCATGGATGGCACTACCCCGGTAATCGATTTCCGGATGAAGAATAAAAAGAATAATAACTTCCACTGGGACAGCGACCAAACCAACACTGCCGATATCAAATTGAACACTACCCCGGAATGGGAGATCAACCTGAAAACAGGTGCCAGTGAATCAAACTTTGATTTAAGCCGCTTTAAGGTGAGAACCCTGAATATCAATGGAGGGGCAGCATCCTACAAAATTACAATGGGGATGCCCGTGGCAGTGACCAACGTGGAGGTTTCTACGGGCGTATCTGAGGTGCATATCCACATCCCCAAAGGTGCAGCCTGCCAGATCACCACACAGTCCGGCTTATCATCAAACGACTTTGACGATTTTGAGAAGAAAGACGATAACCGTTACGAAACCCCTGGCTTTGCAACAGCTGTAAACAAGATGTATATCCGGTTAAAAGGAGGCGTGTCTGATTTTAATGTAGACAGGTATTAAGTTGACTCACCCACGGCCCCTCTCTAAAAGTAGAGAGGGGAGAGGCGAAGACAGCTGGTTTTTATCACGTTGCGCAGCAGAGACGGTCGGGCAGCGATAGCGAACCCGGGGTGCGTAAACCGGGCTTGCGGTGATTATCGCCGAACCTTCTCATTAATAATTGTAAATTTGGTCATGCAACCTCCCGGCTTTGATAATCTTGTTTCCGCCAGTAACGCCACTTATATTTTGGTGGTTAACGGCAAGCCCGAAGGCCCCTTTAGCATTGCCGAACTGCAATTGCGGAAAATAGCTCCCGGTGATTTTGTAAAGACTGCCGCAATGGACGATTATCAGGAAGCCCATGAAGTTGCCGAACTCCGGCAACTTTTTGGCTTTAGCAAACAGCCCCTGCCGCTTCAATATTTTGGCAGTTTTGATCAGCGCGCAATTGCGACCGTAATTGATTGGCTCATCGTTTCAGCTGCGTTCATCCTGGCAGCTTTTGCGGTGATGCTGATTCTGCTGCTTGCTTTATCCGGCGACGAAAACAAAACGGTAAGGATAGGTGCGAGCATTGCGATATTGGCGCTGATTCCCCTTGGTAAGCTGATCTACAATACCAGGATGGATTGCGGCCCCAGGCAGGGCACCCTTGGTAAGCAGTTGATGAAGATCCGCGTATGCGATATTTATGGGGAGCGGATCAGCAGCTCCAAATCTTTTAACCGTAATATTGCCAAAATTCTTTCTACAGCCACCTTTTTTGTGGGTTACGGCATGTGTTTTTTTACCAAAAAACAACAGTGCCTGCATGACCTGATTGCCGATACCCTGGTAATTAAGGATCGTTTAGACAGTTAATTAATTTACCTATTTACCCTCTGATCTTGTTCGCGTTCGCAAAATCAAACAAGCGAAAACGGCCATAAACACGCCTGAACGTGCCCGAACAAGCCCGAACAAGCCCGAACACGAGCTTTGCAAAGCTGAAAATGCCTTTAGCATTCCCTGTTCGTTTTTAATGTAAAGAGCTTAGCGACCCCCACTCAATCGCCATTCACCCCGGCAGTTTGCAATTTTTGTTAAAAATTGTTAAAGACTACGAATCTATCGTAGAATAACTAATTTAATAGTTATGTTTGTTCTGTAATAATCGCAATCTCAACTTTTAACTACATATCACAGCAAACATGAGAAACTTAATCCTCCTCTTAACCTTCAGCATTATTCTGTTTGATGCCAAAGCCCAAAACCCGGAGATGGCAAAAGCCATTGTTCATTACAAGTTTTCGCACCTGCAGGACACTACAGCTAAGGATAAACCTTACACCGAAAACATGGTGCTATTCCTGGGACAAACGGCAAGCGCTTATAAAAGCTATGACAAAAGGCTGCAGGATGCCATGATGAAAAAGCAGGTAGAACAACAAATAGCTGATCAAAAGGGAAATGGCGGCCCCATCAGCATCAAAGTTACCGGCACCAAACCAACCACTAGCGCTGAGATCTACCAATATCCGGTGCTTAATAAGATCATACGGAAAGAATCACTGATCACCTCTTACCTGATAGAGGAACCTATGCCAACCATCAACTGGAAGATCAGCAACGATACCGCAAGTTTTGGTACCCTGCATTGCCAAAAAGCAACCGCCCATTTTAAAGGCCGCGATTACACGGCCTGGTTTTGCCCCGATCTGCCTTTTCATGCTGGTCCCTGGAAACTTAACGGGCTGCCGGGGTTGATCGTAGAGGCTTATGATGCCAAAAAAGAAGTTGAATTCAAGTTCGATGGCTTTGACCAAGTGGTTGCCACAGATAAACCGGCGGCGGTTTCTGCCGGTGTTGCCCCGCCAAGCGCTACAGTAGTAAAATTTGGCGGTATGGATGAGGATGCTTCCAATCCAAATCTTATCTCGGTACCGGTGGATGCGGTAAAAACGACAGAAAAGGAATTTGTAAAGCTACAAACAGCAATGCGCAAAGATCCGCAGGCCTTTATGGCTGCTATGGGTGGCGGTATGCAAGACAGGGTTAGCCCCGCTGGTTCGGGCGGCCCATCAAATACTATTGTGCGGATTGGCCCCGGTAATGGCCCTGTTATCAATAACCCAATAGAATTGCCGGAGAAAAAATGATGAGGCAAAGTAAAAACGTATTGATGCTTTTTTTAGGGGTGTTATGTTATACTGCTGGCTTTGGGCAGAGCATAAAGGGGATTGTCACCGACAGCCTGGGCAAGGCGGTTCCGTTCGCCGGGGTCAATCTCAAAAGCAGCGGAAAGCTCATTGTCGCCTATACCAATACCAGCGACAAAGGCGCATATACTTTAAACATCCCCGCAGATGCTGATAAAAGCAATTTGCAGGTAGAAGTGAGTTGCATAGGGTTTAAGAAGGCCAGCCAAACGGTAAGCAGTTTAACGTCACCGTATAACTTCAAACTGTCGGGAGCGGTGAACCAGTTGCAATCGGTTACGGTAAAAAATAACAGACCTATGCTGCGGTCGCACGGTGATACGCTGGATTATAAAGTATCGGACTTTAGCAGTCCGCAGGACAGGGTTATTGGTGATGTAATAAAGAAATTGCCGGGCGTAACGGTTGATAAGGCGGGCAAGATCAGTTATAATGGTAAGGCCATCTCAAACTTTTACATTGCTGGTGATAACCTGCTGGACGATAAATACAATATCGCAACGGGCTCCATCCCAAATGGCGTAGTAGATAAGGTACAGGTGCTGGAAAATCATCAGCCCATAAAAATGCTGAAAGATAAAGTTGTAAGCGATGATGTGGCGATGAACATTACCATTAAAAAAGACGCCAAGATTCAGTTGGTAGGGCAGGAAACCCTTGGTGCCGGTTTGCCGGATAAATATTATGCTGATCTGAATGCGATTGCCCTTAAGGATAAATATAAAGCGATCAATTACCTGAAGGTGAATAACACTAATTATGACCTGGCCCGGGACATTGTTTCGCATAACCGGTCGTCTTATTTGTCGCGGCTGGACAATGATCAACCCGATGCAGAACTTTCCCTGGGCACGGCGGGCAATCCTGATCTGCCAACCAGTCGCTACTTGTTTAACCAGGCGGGCATCATCAACCTCAACAACCTGGTGAACCTGAAAAAAGATGTGCAGCTTAGGGCCAATCTCTCCTACCTGCATGATACGCAGAAGCAAAACTATACCAAGTTTAGTGAGTTTTATTTGCCTAATGATACCATCCGCTATGCCGAGGTGCAGCGCAATAGCCAACGGCCGGATTACCTGCACAGCCAGCTTTCTGTAAATATTAATAAAAGCAAATTCTACCTCAGCGATAACTTTATTGCCGACTATAACAGAAATACCGGGTACTCGGCGCTGCTAACGAATGGTACACCGGTAAACCAGGTTCTAAAAGATAACCTGATGGATATCTCCAATGAATTCAATTACATGAATACGCTAAAGGGCAATAATATTGTTGAATTGTACAGCTACCTTAACCGCTCTGCAGAACCGGAGAACCGTATGATAGACCCCGGCCTTAATCCGCAAATTTTTAATAAAGGAATCGCGTACCGTTTGCTAAGCCAAAATGTAAATATCCCAACCTGGTTCACTAACAATTATACATCTTATAAAATACCCGGGAACAAATTCACACAGACTTATAAAGCCGGCTTCAGCCTGCAATCGCAAAAGCTAACGTCCGATTTGAAAGTGACTCAGCTGAATAACGCCACCAACCTGTTTACTGACAGTGCCGTAAACAACCTCGACTGGACGCGCCGGAAGATCTACGCTGAAGCCGGTTATGATATCCCCGGCAGTATCCTGAAAGTAAACATCAGCCTGCCGGTGAGCTATTTAAATTTAGACTATCAAGATATATACTATAACCTGAACAAAAGCCTGCAAAGATTATACTTTAATCCCAATGTAGGTGTTAAGTATCAAACCGGGATCGAGAACTACCTGGCAGGAAGCTACAATTTCCGTAACGATATTGGGAGCATCCAGGATGTATATAATGGTTACATCCTGCAAAACTACCGCAGTTTGTATGCTAATAATGCCGATCTTACCGAGCGCAAAACGCAAACGGCCTCGCTGGGCTTTAATTACCGCAAGGCCATTTCGCTTTTCTTTTTTGGTGTAAGTGTATCGTATATGCACCAGAACAGCAATAATATTTCGTCGAGTATTGTAACCAATAACATCCAGCAGCGCATTGTGCTGCCGTTTGATAATAACATTGATTCCTGGTCGGGCAATGCGGTGGTGAGTAAATACGCATTCGATCTGCGCACCACCTTTAGTGCCGGCATTTCGTATCAAACTACCAAACTAAACCAGATCCTCAACAACATTATCCTGCCCTACAATACCATTTCTAAAGGTTTTACCTTCGGTGCCGATACTAAGGTTAGCAAAAAAATAAATTTTGGCTATAAAGCCAGTTATGATATAACAACCAGCAGATCTACCGTGGCAGATGCCGAGAATAAATTTCAGCGCCTGCTGCAGCAGGCTTCGGTAAATTACAATATTACCAATAACCTGTATTTAAATGCCTCCGGCGATCACTATTATACTCACCAGCAGCAGGTAAATGATCTGAAATATATGTTTGCCGATGCGAGCATCCGATATAAATTGAAAAAGGTAAAGGCAGATGTAGAACTTAGTGTGCAGAACTTGTTCAACACCACAACGTACAGCGCATTGTACCTGTCGGCCAACACATTTACGCAGAGTTCTTATACAATCCCCGGCAGGTTTTTGCTGGCAAAGGTGACGTTTAATTTGTAGTGTGATAGTCGCTGATAATCGCTTGGTGATTTAAACACAGAGGGCACAAAGATTTGCATTTTTATTTAACCACGGAGGTGCGCAGCGTTTTGCTAATTGTGGTGATAAAACTAATAAGTGCGATCGGAGAAGGCTTAATTAAAAAGAGCACAGAAACTAAATCCCTATGCTCTCCGTGCCTTCTTTGCGGCCTCTGTGGTTAATTCTACGCCTATATAGAATCCAATAACCTTAAGAACGGCAAGCAAAACTTAAATAAAAAGAGCACAGAAACTAAATTCTCTGTGCTCTCTGTGCCTTCTTTGCGGCCTCTGTGGTTAATCTACGCCTACAAGGCTTGTTTAGATCGCATCTGATAATGAGCTGAACGTAAACTCCTTGATCCGCATAGGCGGGATCAGGGCGCTCTGGCCGCTTTCGCCGCTTACGGTACGCTCAGTTTTACCCAGCGCATCCAGGTTGTTCAGCATAATCACCGGGCTCTCGTTAAAGCGGAAATTTTTTACCGGGAATTTGATCTGTCCGTTCTCAATATAAAAAGTACCATCGCGGGTAAGGCCGGTATAAAGCAAAGTTTGCGGATCCACCGGGCGGATATACCACAGGCGGGTAACCAGTATGCCTTTTTCGGTTCCTTTGATCAGTTCTTCCAGTGTCTGGGTGCCTCCGTCCATAATAATACCGTTGGGATAGGGAACAGGCTTAACACCTTTTTTCTGGGCCCAAAAGCGGGAGTAGTTTAAATTTTTAACCACGCCTTTTTCTATCCAAGTGATTTTTTGCTGCGGCTGTCCGTCGCCGCTCCAGCTGCTGGTAGGCAGCTCAGGGTTGGCCGGGTCGGAGTAGATATTGATGCGCTCATCAACCAGTTTTTCGCCCAGCTTGGTTTTGCCGCCGGGTTTGCTCAAAAAGCTGCGGCCTTCATCGGCACTGCGGGCATCCAGGCTGCCGTACAGTTGCTCCAGCAACACAATACCTGCGGCAGGTTCTAATATTACGGTGTATTTTCCAGGTTCCAATGCTTTGGCATTTGCAGAACCACTTGCTTTTTTGGCAGCTATTTTGGTAAAGGCCAGGGTATCCAGCTTGGTTACGTCATTGTAATCCTTCGTAGCATACCCCGATCCCTGGCTATCTGCGGTACGTAGCGTTACCGAAAAACTGATGTCTGTAGCGGTATTGTACGCGAACAAACCTTTTGAATTCATCATGGCCGAAAACCCGGTGCTGTTTTGCAGGAAGCCTGCGGCAGTTAGTTTGTTTTCTTTAGCTACATCTAAACTTTGGGCTACCATGGTAGTGCGTTGCGCCGGTGTAACAGCTGCAGTTTCGGGTACAAAGGTTTTGGAGGCGGGTGCATAAGTTTGCGGCCCCAAAAATGGCATGTATTCGGGGTTCTCCGGGGCCAATTGCGCCAGTTCTTCCGAGCGTTTTACGGCGCTTTTTATGGCATCATCAGTATATTCGTTCAAGGTAACAATGCCTAATTTTTTGCCAAAGGCAGATGATATGGCCATGCTGCTTGAGCTTAAGGCCCCGGCTGTAGATACCGAATTGCGGGCGTAACGGATGTTTGCCGAATCGGAACCATTAATGCTTACTTCACACTCATCGGCTTTGGAATAGCTGAGCGCCTTTTTTAAGATCGCCTTGCATTCATCTTCAGTTAAAATAGCCATATG
It encodes the following:
- a CDS encoding oxidoreductase codes for the protein MTKWGIIGCGRIAHRFMQGINALPDNLLAASWSRRAETVTAFVNEHGGTACAHIDELLASDIDAVYIATLPNSHAEYCIKALNAGKPVLCEKPATLNLPQLDEVLSVAKAKNLLFMEGMKPPFYPLYIKLLEYIKQDPIGPVGYVRAGSSVADVAKDHPNFSYELAGGSLMGIGIYEAFLAVSWLGATQDVQAMGHINETMIDMFSIFQTKHEHGYSQVYCGFDLHGKGDALICGTIGHITIHKNWWNPAKATISYLDGRTVVIDEPFTAGGLNYETAHFIGLLRAGKIESPIVPWEMSRRMIAMIDEARRQVGLKFIGE
- a CDS encoding oxidoreductase, producing MIQLLTPTHWKDYELIDCGDFEKLERFGNIVLIRPEPQAVWSKTLTADQWQKIHHIKFKGRSATAGDWVKKDPKTPDRWHIEYKNNDVKINFRLALTSFKHLGIFPEQAVNWDYISDNIKKFSTPTPKVLNLFAYTGGASLIAKAAGADTTHVDSIKQVVTWANENQELSGIKDIRWMVEDALKFVKREVKRGKTYNGIILDPPAYGNGPNGEKWKLEDNINEMMNDVIQLLDPDEHFLILNTYSLGFSSVIIENLIKKAFPKVENLEIGELYLQATAGPKLPLGVFGKFYKNKS
- a CDS encoding ABC transporter ATP-binding protein → MIKIEDIYKTFGDNDVLKGISATFQTGKNNLIIGGSGSGKTTLLKCIVGLHEPTKGDVFFEEENFTDMDFTARVPIRTQIGMLFQNSALFDSMTVEENIMFPLNLFTKQSISEKRDRANFCLDRVNLKDKNKLYPAELSGGMKKRVGIARAIAMEPKYLFVDEPNSGLDPKTSIVIDDLINELTEEYQMTTVIVTHDMNSVMGIGDNIIFLHQGQKWWEGSNKDIAHTDNKELNDFVFASKFMQAAKDKL
- a CDS encoding ABC transporter permease gives rise to the protein MIYSLGKYILLLRLSFKRPEKFSVYWAEVMREMVSVGIGSLGIIAIISVFIGAATTIQVAFQLSSPLVPLSIAGKIARDSTILEFSPTISALVLAGRVGSSIASQIGTMRVTEQIDALEIMGVNAPGYLIAPKIIACITMVPLLVIVSIALGMTGGYIACLFGGEVTPADYIMGLRDGFDPLTIRVALVKAFAFGFIIASICAYQGFYTSGGALEVGQSATKGVVYSCVMILFADLVVTRLML
- a CDS encoding short-chain dehydrogenase, producing MKNALITAATKGMGRAITIAFAKQGINVAICSRNAQELLHFKAELLQIAPQISVFTMAADCSKRAELINFAEFTEKNMGFVDIIVNNVGMYKHAFILDDTDDSFQKQIDTNLMPAYELYRFFGKRMVSVGKGHIFNICSIAAINPVVEAGVYSVTKYALLGLNKVMKLEMQPHGVKVTAIIPGSTLTDSWAGMEVDKNRMVLPEDIAAALIEIYNMSTGANVDEMIITPKFGQI
- a CDS encoding peptidase C69, translating into MAILTEDECKAILKKALSYSKADECEVSINGSDSANIRYARNSVSTAGALSSSSMAISSAFGKKLGIVTLNEYTDDAIKSAVKRSEELAQLAPENPEYMPFLGPQTYAPASKTFVPETAAVTPAQRTTMVAQSLDVAKENKLTAAGFLQNSTGFSAMMNSKGLFAYNTATDISFSVTLRTADSQGSGYATKDYNDVTKLDTLAFTKIAAKKASGSANAKALEPGKYTVILEPAAGIVLLEQLYGSLDARSADEGRSFLSKPGGKTKLGEKLVDERINIYSDPANPELPTSSWSGDGQPQQKITWIEKGVVKNLNYSRFWAQKKGVKPVPYPNGIIMDGGTQTLEELIKGTEKGILVTRLWYIRPVDPQTLLYTGLTRDGTFYIENGQIKFPVKNFRFNESPVIMLNNLDALGKTERTVSGESGQSALIPPMRIKEFTFSSLSDAI